The genomic region TACAATGTCATAAAGACATTAACAGCACTTAAAATCCATCGGCTATGGCGCATGGCAAGCTTCTTTGTCCCCTGACGGGAGAATTGATGTGTTTTAATGTTGCAAACTTTTGGGGTATCTGTTTGAAATGGAGGAAGGGCGAGGGCCTTATGCGCCTTTGCTATTCCCCCTTCGCAATGCCTCACGCAGGaattatgttaaaaaatcgatcaAAATTGATACATTTCTCACTAACAACGAACTCTACACATAGCAGAGGCTCTTCgctttattttcatgtaaatATGATCAAGTTCCGACCTACTggatattttaaattaatttttaaaacgaATATATCGGCTCGTGGTGACGCACAACACCCCAGCCTCCTGCgacttgccttttattttgacattttattcatatttatccTCGGACAATTTGGATACGAATAGTCGGGTATGACGTGTAAGGCGTTGTAGTTTATTATCGTGCCAAAGAAATGCATCCggacaatttatttgtatttttaaatattttttgaaaaacatgACGAATGAAGAAAAAAGTGTTTCCGCGTGCTGCGCTACAAGCGGGGTGTTTTCTGGCTCGTTTCGATTGTGACTTGAATTCATTTCTTAGTGAATGAACTGCAGGAATGTGACTATATTGACGTGTTTCACACTTAATTCATGCTTTGTGTAATCATCACTTCGATTAAATGTGATGTCGCAACTGATCAGGACCGAGCGCAAATTCTTGGCTGGTCACCAACTTTTGTGTGTCATCGCATTTGTATgtgccctttttttgttttagtgaaAGCTTATTTATGCTTTTCTAGTTCTTGGGAATAAAAGTAGATGTCACTGAACGTTGTTGCATTGTATTTATTGTAGTGCCTctatctctctccctctccccctGTTTAGGTTTGTGAGGAACAGAAGTGCGAGGAAGAAGTTTTTCCCCTGGCCATGAACTACTTAGACAGATTTTTAGCAGTGGTCCCCACCAAAAAGTGTAACCTGCAGCTGCTGGGAGCAGTTTGCATGTTTCTTGCATCCAAATTGAAAGAGACTCGTCCATTAACTGCAGAGAAGCTTTGCATCTACACAGATAACTCCATCAGACCACAAGAGCTGCTGGTAAGTAACCAAACGTTATCAGTTGCTCAACATTTAATCCACCCCCctttttgttgatgttgttgtaTTTTGAATTATAGccatcaccattcaccacaaaaaaagtgctttttgtTTTAGTCCAGGGTGCACTTAAATCTGTGTTTTAATGAAACACAAGAGCCACACGTGAATTGTTCCACAGGGGCTCTTTACAGCACAGAGCCCTCTGGCTGGGCTTTAAAGTCTGTCTAATGGTCTCCATCGCCATCTAGCGGCAAATATTTGCACGCGCAGAGCAACGAGGTCATCTTGAATGGCAGCCAAACTTCTGACTCTGTTCCTGTCAGAGTGGGAGAGAGACACAGAGAAATCCAAGTTTGCCTTTTACAGTTCAGCCTTCATCCAAAAATAAACCGCCGACGCGCACGCACGATGCCATGTTATGTCACGCTCGTTGGCTTGTGCGTGATGGCCGCGCTCGTGGGGGTCGGTCGAGCGATTGTTTGTGAGGGGCTGCCTTCACCTGTGCAAAGCAATTACTTAGGCGCAGTCTCACATCAGATAATGAAGGCCTGCAGCACTACATAAACATTCCTCGGTAAACAACGTGCAATCCCACCCCTGTTGTGAAAGAGGCCTCATTTTAATAAGTCGGCAGCTCTCGTTTCCATTCTCGTACCTATATGGTCAGCACGTGAAAGAGGTGCTCTCCATCAAGCAGCATGCCTGACTTGTAACTTTTGAGGCCCTCTACTGTTTGTTTCCTGATGCGTCCTCTCAGTGTTTCTGTATAAGGCAGCATTTTGGCCGTCAAGTAGATACAGGAAACAGAGATCAGCTGCTCAGTGCATGTGAtcgctgcttcttcttcttttttttttttcttttttttttgtggtcctcATCTTTGGTAAGAATTTCTTGTAAATTGAACCGCAATGTTAGAAAGAAGGTGTGACCAGAGGAAGGCAGTAGCAGAAGGAAGTGGGGGCCGACCTGCCACTCAGCATTCAGCTCTGCTATGTTgcaagcttttatttgtcacagaTGCACTTGTGGAATAAACTGCAACAATTGCAGTGTTCAAATTCCACGGTTACATTTGTGGGAGTTGATTTTATCTCCTGAAGTgtcaattaaacatttttagttTAATATTGTCCAGAGTAGGTGTTATTTTACAGAGTTAGTCGCCTAAGTGTTATAGGTAAAACTCTGCAGAGATGTAATTAAGCTCCGCAGTCGCACCTGCACTTCTCCAATTTGCTattttcctcctcctcgcttATGACTGGGAAACGCTGACATTCAAATAAAAGTTTGGGCACAtgaagtcattttcagtcacAGCAAAAACTGGAGTGTGAAAGTTTGTTTTTCAACTCTGGCTGTATTAATTGAAAGagcaagtcaacccaaaaacgtttttttttttttttacattgttctatgcagccccactagtctaaatatggtattcttgtTAATGttgcgggcggcacggtggttgattggttagcacgtccgcctcccagttctgaggactcgggtttgagtccaggctctggccttcctgggtggagtttgcatgttctccccgtgcccgcgtgggtctcctccgggtattccagtctcctcccacattccaaagacatgcttggcaggttaattgggcgcttgtgtgtgtgagtggtagttcgtctctgtgtgccctgcgattggctggcgaccagtccaggatgtcccccgcctactgcccagagccagctgagatgagttaagcagcaaaagaagatgtcatcaatgttgctcagtttccaggtaacaaccaatcacagcgtagcttcagaaaacaggtgagctctgagcaacattgacgtcatcttcagtcgacagcaagtggcaaaatggccgccccctgagatggatgcaaatggctggattttgctgctttattcatattccacaaacataatattaatcagaatgtcatgtttagactagtgaggtcacataaacCATATTATTGTCGAGAAATGTTTAAGGATGACTTACACTTAGTCAATATGGACATTTCTAATGTTTTGAGGGTTAAAAATGGCGATACGAGATGGTGCAAATATTTTAACTCCATCTCAGTGTAAAGACACTCTTGAAATGTTAAGTTGAACTCTGTAGGTGTTGAATTAACACTGCCGATTTTGCCGTGATGGGCTTTCATAATGATGAAAATCATCTTTTTGCATGCCGCTGCCAATTTTtacttactttaaaaaaatcacatctgaCTTGGCCAGTTGAAAAAGCAAACGTACAGGGTCAGCGCCAGCCATGTTGGATGATCTCATGACCGAGGCCATGCGGTGTCTCTCTGAGGGAGAAAATGAGCGGCATCCGTGGTCGCAGTCACAAGGCAGTAGTCCGGAACCAAACCGCTAAATGTTTTCCTAAATTAGTCACCAACTCTTCAGTTAATCACCTCCTGCTCTAGGAAGTGAAAGTAACAATACACCCAAAGACGGGAGAACACCACACCTAGTGTCATGTCCCATCACATGCTCAATGTAGTGCTACAGCAATGTCTTGTGTGATGATGAGGCATTTACGCATATGAATTGTAGGCCTGTTTGGTACTTGACAATGGTGGATCTTCCAAATGACTTTTAATGGGTTGTGTGGGAGGAAATCCATTTACATTTCTTTCAAGGTTTGAATTTACATTCAATGCGGATTCTTCCCCTTGCGCTCGCATACAGCCGTACCTCTGCTGGGCCTCTTTTGGAAAGTCCCAGATGCCAGACGGACGAGCGGGGAGGGAGCACACAGTTGGGAGGTCACCTGAGCTGGTGACATTGCTCGTGTTGCTCTGGCAGgctgcacaaaaaaacatataagtttttgttgttgttgttgttgttgttgttgctgtttttgtatttaatgaaAACAATTGGTGAGTTTAGGAAGGCAAAATACAGTGAAAACTGCAGTTACAGTATCTTTTTGACTTTCACCTTTGATGGCCCTGTTTTCATCAATAGTAATTTATAAAACCTTTTTTCCAATGTAATTTGAACTTTTAGGACGGATGGACAGAATCGTTCTGATTGGGCCACTTGTTGGTAGGCAGAATTCACAAGTCATGCTCACACGGATGTTTGAATGGCAACTTGGGGAAATCAACCCAAACAATTTGCTTTACAATAACATCTTTTGTTCAgcgcccactagtctaaacatgacactctgaatattgtgtttgtggaagatgacttaagcagcaaaatctacccgcttttatccatctcagggggcagccattttgtcacttactgtcgactgaaaatggcatcacaagaCTCTTGTTATTCCAAATGAAGGTTTCTGCCACATACGTAATCCATTATGTTAATCAGATGAGCCATGGGACGTGTAGATCGATCATCATGTGACTTATCAAGACAGTTACACAGTAGGTGTGATAGTTTTCACACTTTTATTCAACTAACCTcttgaattaaaacaaataataataataagttccaAGTACCTTTTAAAGTATGTTATCCTGTCGTAGAATAGCTCTTGTTACGCTGCCGCCATTTTAAATTGCGTAGACGCCGTCACGACACATTTACGTCAAAACAGAGCATGCGCATACCAGATTAAACTGTTTACATGACGCTCATTCGGATCGGCAAAGGGAATAAAACACCGCTGTAAATTCTAATTTCATTCTGATTCAGCctgtatatggaggattttcattccgtttggttattcggattcattttaatcgGAATACATGGCTTCACGTAAACCCGgctacagttgctcaggtaacaaccaatcacggcttaagcctaatttatgcctccacgtttgctctcgcgtcgatcatcgacgcgagccatgaattttaagtgctgcgtcgctcgtggccggccgacgtgcacacgtcgccaatccttggacgcacgtcgatggcggggcgtcgctcgcttctgattggtccgttcgatggcgttttttcttttttttctctctctctctccccgccccccgcccagatagtttccgtgaaggcaactggcggcgcaaatcgacttccctgctcggagaccacggctgtgcatgtggatatgtgcctgggacgagaggcggaaaacaacaataaaaaataaaaaataaaataaaaaactgtgttcgctaagcgcacggctgttgtgttttggcgagtttacggccgacaccggtgcaaattggcaataattaattgccacggtgatgaacttactctccccccggctttgtttcgtgtttctgaattaaattgaacttcctgaatccgtcataaaatgcagaggaatcgccactctgtggcggcccagccatagcgacagcgggacttggtgtgaaactccagcagacacagatgtgtattgcgcacaagtcggaaggcaaacgcacgagcggagctccaacgtgacgcctcgacgcgagcctctcgcagaagcatactgaggcctttagattcagaaaactggtgagccatgattggtcgttacctgaggcctgagcaaatgtgatggcaaatggccgcctctgagatggataaaaacaaatggatattgctgcttaactcatattccacaaaacaaATCAGAATACCGGGTTGAGATGTGTGGAGGCGCATTCAgcatatttttgcaaaaaaaaaataaaaattgggggtggacttctttttttaattcaacataaaaaaaggAAGTCAGTCAAGACTAATTAAAATGctccaaaatgtttttgcaatTGCATCATGACTTTGTAAGAATGAGAATTACGCAATGTGAAAACTGAAATTGGACCTGCTGGGGAAACTAGCATAATGTACCTGTGATACGTGAAAACGCCTCGTcagtgttttattttctttttgtgtccTCACCGTCCGTTCGCACGATGTCTCCTTGACCTCAGGAATGGGAACTGGTGGTGTTGGGCAAGTTGAAGTGGAACCTGGCAGCCGTGACGCCCAACGACTTTATCGAGCACATAGTGAGGAGGCTGCCGCTGCCTGAGGATAAACTGACTCTCATTCGCAAACATGTCCAGACGTTCATCGCCCTCTGTGCCACAGGTAGGCCACGACCAAGCGCTGGTGCTTGCTCATGGGTAGCCAACTACATCATCGTTTATGCAGTGTACCCCCACTTGATTGTGTTTAATCATTCGCACCCCCGCTATATTGCATTTAAGTGCTTGTTTTTTTCATATCGCATCTATTCCAACTTGAGAGGCACATTCGCCAGCGCAATTTTCAGCCATGTAGAAGAACAAAACAGTCAAATACGACAATACAATGGGCAGACTCTTGTAGAGCTGCCGTCAGCCACAGCTCACATGCAGAAGCCCAGAAGTTTGATTGAGAAGGATTTCATGTGAATACAACCAGTGTTTATTTCTGAGTGAAGACCCCACtaaattaatagcaattttctaaTTTCTGATTTCTAGTTcccaaaatggccacaagagggcagttgAGATACCTTGAAGTAAAGGTGCCATACCAATGCCTGCCATTGGTACTGCCCATCCTGAATTTATCTGATTAATCAATGATAGATAGAGACCAATATGTATTATTAGTCAAGGACACCAATTAACCATTATTTGGAGACAATATTATTTTTCAgtaaatgtttattgaacaacttttcagatttgcaaatgttgacgttttatttattttatattttttaaaatcttagACATCTTTGTTATAAAATTCTAAGAAAAAATTCAGGAGCTCAGGggagtatttttaatttttttccccacaaaatttcaaaataattttaaacgTTAAATATTCGGCAGATAGCGAACAGTCCCTCAAAAAGAAGTCCTGTGCTGATggtttcaagctgtttattaaaCCCCAATTGGGGATAACTCTAAAACTAGACacgcaaaacaaagaaaaatagaCATAGTAAGCATGCAAATACAAAACACATTTCGCTTAGCTTATCTCCCAAACGCATTTAGCTCAAGGCTAATATACAGTGGGATACGTCATCAACCCGCTAACGCTAATTAGCACGCTATTTGCAGGACTTTCATCACTCAAAGAATGGCTATTTCCACAAAAACACTGCAGGAATATAACAGACAAGACAATACACAGACAATCCAGACAATACTCTTGCAGGCATGCTCTTTCtacgctacaaaaaaaaacaacaactcatggACGTAACTTAATAATCATGAATTGCTTTTTCTACTCTATGTAACTACAagtgcaggggaaaaaaaactgcaagtGCAGAcccacgcacggattttttttcactcactcattcacacatgtaagcttctgtgggtgagtgagtgaaaaaaaaaaaaatccgtgcgtgctttcaaattgccgcgggagtgacgtcacgcatctGACACGtctgcccggccccgtttgcgacacgccaaccccgctctgcgattggctggaggggtgtaaacactgtctttccacagaaacggcccgctgttgacaaaacaaacacaaaatggcaaaatacaggctgggggtgtgggggtttaggacaaaatcacccccacatgttatgaaaagcccatatctataaattgaagagtagttagtttgtttaaatcctgtatttaaaaagtgcattttcctgagtgaaaccggcagacagcccctttaatggccgatactgatatttgtcaaaatgccttttggccttcctgggtggagcttGCGTGGGGTTGCTCCGGGTGCtacggtttcctcccacatttcaaagacatgcttggcaggttgacTGAACACTCTAAAttttccctaggtgtgattgtgagtgtgcccaaagccagctgggataggctccagcaccttcgcgacccttgtgaggaaaagcggctaaggaaatggatagatggatgagtTACTGGTTCAGTTATTAGCgtgctgaaaaataaaataaaaaatgaaaatgttttgtttcatgtaaaATCTATATTGAAGAAATGTGAGCGTTGTATGATAGGGGTGAGCAAAAAGGAAAGCCATCCGACTCCCTGTGTGCTGTGAAGATTCTTGTGTCATGACAGCATGTCAGCGCTAGTAAGTTCTTCTCAAAGCAACATTGTGAAAGTCTCAGCATGCACTTTGTCCGTAATGGCCACATTGAGGGAGTGGAAGTGAATTTACGAGTCCTCCTGACATTGCGTCTTCCGAGAGAGCCTTTCGGCAGATAGCGGCGGATTAGCAACAgaccatttatttatgtacGCGCTCGGCAAACACAGAGCCGCGAGGGCAAGACTCAGAAAGCGCAGAGCGCGAGTGAGTCAACAATTGGACGCGCTGACGATATCTGGGAATTGGAAACCCTTTTCGCTCGTCGTTCCCAGACGTAAATCTTGCGTTATCTGCTGTGAATCTTCCCGGGGGCATCGGCGTCCCGAGAGAGGGCGAGCTCTCAGGAGGATTTGCATTTGCAAGACAGTTGACAACAGGTCACCTGTGCAGGGTCTTCCCGCTACCGTCGCCTGTCTCATGAAAAAGAAAACGGGCATCAAAACCGCAGCGCTATGGTTTCAAGAGAACAAGGAGAAGTGGAGATAAAGGCCTCCCCCTCCTAATAACCCCTCCCTTTTGATGAAACAGTTCCGTTCAGGCCACTCGGCGGGTTTTTGTCAGGTGGCGTAGGCTGGCTCTGTATTAATTAATAACACTGGCTGGTCCATTGAGGACTATGCAAATGGCTTGAGGGGCTCAGCTCAAGACTGCGAGAGGCAAGACAAAAGACCGGGCCCTTACGTTTCATATGCAGAGCCGTGTGAGGGTCTGCGCCGCGGGGCCACTTGATAGGAAACGC from Festucalex cinctus isolate MCC-2025b chromosome 3, RoL_Fcin_1.0, whole genome shotgun sequence harbors:
- the ccnd2a gene encoding G1/S-specific cyclin-D2a isoform X2 produces the protein MLPVLSVCEEQKCEEEVFPLAMNYLDRFLAVVPTKKCNLQLLGAVCMFLASKLKETRPLTAEKLCIYTDNSIRPQELLEWELVVLGKLKWNLAAVTPNDFIEHIVRRLPLPEDKLTLIRKHVQTFIALCATDFRFAMYPPSMIATGSVGAAICGLQLDSVNQSQWGDSLTDLLAKITNTEVDVLKECQEQIERVLESSLREGRKQQQQQQQSQRGPSSKGLDELDQSSTPTDVRDINL